From the Planktothricoides raciborskii GIHE-MW2 genome, the window ATATGTTGTCCGTGGCAAAAATCCAGGATTCTCAGGGAGAAATTGCCGAATGGATACATGGTCTAGCGGAAAAAACCCCGTTTGGCGATAATTCCTTTGATGTGGTGACACTCCAATTTGTTTTGCATGAACTGCCCGGTCATGCGACTGAGGAAATTTTCCGGGAAGTATTGCGAATTTTGCGACCGGGTGGCTGTTTGGGCATTGTCGATAATAATCCGCGATCGCCAGTCATTCAAAACTTACCTCCAGCCCTATTTGTCTTGATGAAAAGCACCGAACCTTGGAGTGATGACTATTACACCTTTGATGTAGAAGCTGCCCTGCAAAAAGTCGGCTTTGACTACAAAACCACCGTCGCCACGGATCCACGTCATCGCACCATCATTGGCATCAAGCCAATGAGCCCATAGGGGCTTTTGCCGCAGGGGAGCGGAGGAGCGGAGGGGATGAGGTTCGGGAGAAGCTTTTGGTGATGAGGAGCTTTTGGTGATGTAGGGGCGCAATGCTTGCGCCCCAGCCCCCCAGCCCCCCAGCACCAGAAGCTCCCCCACTCCCCCGCACCCAGAAGCTCCCCCGCACCAGAAGCTCCCCCCGCTCCCCCCGCTCCCCCACATCATTGAGTCGGTGATAAAATAAAATATCTTTAGGAGATGCAGAAATTTTGATACAATAATTTATAATTGTTTAATAATTGATATGAAAATCTTTAGAAGAATTGTCACCTCTAAAGTATTTTCTATGAATTCCTATCAGTGCTGGTGACAACAGCCACACTGATCGTCTCTGAAGCCCACTTGAGAGATAACCCTTATGGGTTGTAACACCTAGTTTAAATTATGAAGAAAGACCTCGCTCGTTACCGAAATATCGGCATTTTTGCCCACGTTGATGCTGGCAAGACCACGACAACTGAACGCATCCTGAAACTCACTGGAAAAATTCACAAAATTGGTGAGGTGCATGAAGGTGCTGCTACCACAGACTTTATGGAACAGGAGCAAGAGCGGGGAATTACCATTCAGTCTGCTGCCACCAGTTGCTTCTGGAAGGATCATCAACTGAATGTTATTGATACTCCAGGTCACGTTGATTTCACCATTGAAGTGTATCGCTCGCTGAAAGTGCTTGATGGTGGGATTGGTGTGTTCTGCGGCTCTGGTGGTGTGGAACCTCAGTCCGAAACGAACTGGCGCTATGCTAATGATTCTAAAGTTGCTCGGATTATTTATGTCAATAAGCTAGATCGTACCGGGGCTGACTTCTTCAATGTAGTCAAACAGGTTAAAGATATTCTGAAGGCTACACCGTTAGTGATGGTACTCCCCATTGGTGTTGAAACTGAATTTAAAGGGGTTGTGGATCTGCTGACTCGGAAAGCTTGGATTTGGGATGATTCTGGCGATCCGATGAACTACACCATCGAAGATGTGCCAGCGGATATGGTGGATGATGTGGAAGCTTACCGCGAACAGTTGATTGAAAAAGCGGTTGAGCAAGACGATGCCCTGATGGAAAAATATCTCGAAGGAGAAGAATTATCCATCGAAGAAATTAAGTCATGTATCCGTAAAGGCACTCATGACATGGCCTTTTTCCCCACCTATTGCGGCTCTTCTTTTAAAAATAAAGGGGTGCAGTTGGTGCTCGATGCTGTGGTTGACTATTTGCCTGCTCCCAATGAAGTGAAGCCACAACCAGAAATGGATTTGGAAGGTCACGAAACCGGAAAATTCGCGATCGTCGATCCAGACAAACCATTGCGGGCTTTGGCTTTCAAAATCATGGACGATCGCTATGGTGCCTTAACCTTTACTCGGATCTATTCCGGTACGTTAAGCAAGGGCATGACTGTGCTGAATACTGCCACCGGCAAGACTGAGCGGATCGGACGGTTGGTGGAAATGCACGCCAATGACCGCGAAGAAATTGAATCAGCCCAAGCTGGGGATATTGTGGCGATCGTCGGCATGAAGAATGTGCAGACAGGTCATACCCTTTGCGATCCCAAAGATCCCGCTACCTTAGAACCAATGGTTTTCCCTGATCCGGTGATCTCCATCGCCGTTAAACCCAAGCAAAAAGGTGGGGATGAAAAAATGATCGCGGCACTGACCAGACTGGTGCAAGAAGACCCCTCATTCCATGTGGAAACGGATCAAGACAGCGGTGAAACCATTATTAAAGGAATGGGAGAACTGCACCTGGATATTAAGGTTGATATCCTGAAGCGGACTTATGGGGTTGAGGTGGAAGTTGGTAAGCCTCAAGTGGCTTATCGTGAATCCATTACTAAGATGATTCAAGATAGCTACA encodes:
- the fusA gene encoding elongation factor G translates to MKKDLARYRNIGIFAHVDAGKTTTTERILKLTGKIHKIGEVHEGAATTDFMEQEQERGITIQSAATSCFWKDHQLNVIDTPGHVDFTIEVYRSLKVLDGGIGVFCGSGGVEPQSETNWRYANDSKVARIIYVNKLDRTGADFFNVVKQVKDILKATPLVMVLPIGVETEFKGVVDLLTRKAWIWDDSGDPMNYTIEDVPADMVDDVEAYREQLIEKAVEQDDALMEKYLEGEELSIEEIKSCIRKGTHDMAFFPTYCGSSFKNKGVQLVLDAVVDYLPAPNEVKPQPEMDLEGHETGKFAIVDPDKPLRALAFKIMDDRYGALTFTRIYSGTLSKGMTVLNTATGKTERIGRLVEMHANDREEIESAQAGDIVAIVGMKNVQTGHTLCDPKDPATLEPMVFPDPVISIAVKPKQKGGDEKMIAALTRLVQEDPSFHVETDQDSGETIIKGMGELHLDIKVDILKRTYGVEVEVGKPQVAYRESITKMIQDSYTHKKQSGGSGQFGRIDYVIEPGEPGSGFQFESKVTGGSVPREYWPAVEKGFKQSIDKGVLAGFPCVDLKVSLTDGGYHPVDSSAIAFEIAAKAGYRQSIPKAGPQLLEPIMNVDVFTPEDNMGDVIGDLNRRRGIIKSQTKSLMGVRVKADIPLSEMFGYIGDLRTMTSGRGQFSMEFSHYAPCPNNIAEQVIKETKERELAMAK